From Monomorium pharaonis isolate MP-MQ-018 chromosome 9, ASM1337386v2, whole genome shotgun sequence, the proteins below share one genomic window:
- the LOC105837335 gene encoding uncharacterized protein LOC105837335: protein MHAVGLHSALAIKRQRMRRDEQRRARERRYSAQSGESGLTSPRASTGSLNHHGRHHKGTHGGARTAGQGMLDTKVVTSIGMLHIGVVFLVLGAFLLMSGLLPGDLAHWGTKASGGWWNELVAVGLFAILVGVFLIVLNRVIAKKEEDDLEEYVQRQLTRSRSGHRLERDVETGGLTTRHARRAKQMRQVSSDVSLDSKGNGKLDGNGGSPPRSPPPAYTPQISVNDDNQTPVVQSALYLEQITEEEIISDRVETSTTTSLSPGSPSETRELLQNARYSKQNGNPQQVHRPLYVSKI from the coding sequence ATGCACGCGGTTGGATTGCACTCGGCGCTGGCCATCAAGCGTCAGCGAATGCGCCGGGACGAGCaacgtcgcgcgcgcgagcgtcgTTATAGCGCACAATCGGGCGAAAGCGGCCTGACGTCGCCTAGGGCCTCGACCGGATCGCTCAACCACCACGGCAGGCATCACAAGGGCACGCATGGCGGGGCGCGCACAGCCGGCCAGGGCATGCTGGACACCAAGGTGGTCACCTCAATCGGGATGCTGCACATCGGCGTGGTCTTTCTGGTGCTGGGCGCCTTCCTGCTGATGAGCGGCCTGCTACCGGGTGACCTCGCTCACTGGGGCACCAAGGCGTCCGGCGGCTGGTGGAACGAGCTCGTCGCTGTCGGCCTCTTCGCGATCCTCGTCGGCGTCTTCCTCATCGTCCTGAATCGCGTGATCGCCAAGAAGGAGGAGGACGATCTCGAGGAGTACGTTCAACGGCAGCTCACCAGGTCCCGATCCGGCCATCGATTGGAGCGGGACGTCGAGACCGGCGGGCTGACTACTCGCCACGCCAGACGAGCCAAGCAGATGCGACAGGTCTCGTCAGACGTCTCCCTTGACAGTAAGGGCAATGGCAAGCTCGACGGTAACGGTGGTTCGCCGCCACGAAGCCCGCCGCCCGCGTACACGCCGCAGATCTCCGTCAACGATGACAATCAGACGCCGGTTGTCCAATCGGCGCTCTATCTCGAGCAGATCACCGAGGAGGAGATTATCAGCGATCGCGTCGAGACCTCGACCACCACTAGCCTCAGTCCAGGCTCTCCCAGCGAGACCCGGGAGCTGCTGCAGAACGCCCGATACTCGAAGCAGAATGGAAACCCCCAGCAGGTTCATCGGCCACTTTACGTCTCGAAAATCTAA
- the LOC105832864 gene encoding uncharacterized protein LOC105832864 translates to MIGAMPAVAVRHERRRQEKRLKRPSQLYLGGQWLPPLQGSPPTPSPHGHNNLEPLPELYLCGKISGLHAVVVCLLLGAVVLVVGLVQLVPGATTTNHRLALLVAGAALLILGFILAGVRCYVLHCMPLPVESPVATPIPPPASEQTPAVPKGTLDLLVGHQSQPETDALMQHREHHHHHQHHSYHHHNNHKKKRSSQGSHSEEA, encoded by the exons ATGATTGGTGCTATGCCAGCGGTGGCTGTCCGTCACGAGCGTAGGAGGCAAGAAAAAAGGCTAAAGCGGCCGAGTCAGCTCTATTTGGGAGGGCAGTGGTTACCACCACTTCAGGGTTCGCCGCCCACCCCCAGTCCGCACGGGCACAACAATCTCGAGCCCTTGCCCGAGCTCTACTTATGCGGCAAG ATATCCGGGCTGCACGCCGTGGTGGTGTGCCTGTTGTTGGGCGCGGTGGTGCTCGTGGTTGGTCTCGTCCAACTCGTCCCGGGTGCAACGACCACCAACCACAGGTTGGCGTTACTTGTGGCAGGCGCTGCCCTACTTATACTGG GTTTTATCTTGGCAGGCGTGAGATGTTACGTGTTACATTGCATGCCGCTTCCGGTCGAGTCGCCAGTCGCGACGCCGATTCCACCACCGGCGAGCGAGCAGACGCCCGCCGTGCCTAAGGGCACCCTGGACCTTCTAGTAGGTCATCAAAGCCAGCCGGAGACCGATGCTCTGATGCAGCATCGGGAGCACCATCACCATCACCAACATCATAGTTACCATCATCACAACAACCACAAGAAGAAACGTAGTTCTCAGGGCTCGCATTCCGAAGAGGCCTAA
- the LOC105832863 gene encoding uncharacterized protein LOC105832863, whose product MITALPVPSVKVFHKTYYQEKNTRIGNSQPGSPLAESEAVLAMLDKEPPEYYFCGKVNSLYVVVGSLLLGAVVLVVGLVQLAPGAEAARNSAALIATGSGLLVIGVFLAPLRAVCIKKQNAAQKDGTHQRSVTSIDMLLAQHRDFTVLTPDELEDLVGRPASNNLENKPHKQGHNT is encoded by the exons ATGATCACCGCGTTACCGGTACCTTCGGTGAAGGTCTTCCACAAGACTTACTACCAAGAGAAGAACACGCGGATAGGAAACAGTCAGCCGGGTAGCCCGCTGGCGGAGAGCGAGGCGGTGCTGGCGATGCTGGACAAAGAGCCACCGGAGTATTATTTCTGCGGCAAG GTCAACTCACTGTACGTCGTCGTCGGTTCGCTACTGCTGGGAGCGGTGGTGCTCGTCGTTGGCCTGGTCCAGCTCGCGCCGGGCGCGGAAGCCGCCCGGAACTCGGCGGCCCTGATCGCCACTGGCAGCGGCCTCCTCGTGATCGGGGTGTTCCTCGCGCCGTTGCGAGCAGTCTGCATCAAAAAGCAGAACGCCGCGCAAAAGGATGGCACCCATCAGCGTAGCGTCACCAGCATAGACATGTTACTCGCCCAGCACAG GGACTTCACGGTTCTGACGCCCGACGAGCTCGAGGACCTTGTGGGTCGGCCGGCGTCCAACAATCTGGAGAACAAGCCGCATAAGCAAGGCCACAACACCTAG
- the LOC105828432 gene encoding putative E3 ubiquitin-protein ligase UBR7 has protein sequence MSEPVEDDSSVTMLDVLQVENQLEEDAYAVLGASDDQNCTYGKGYIRQALYACKTCCSDKVRAAVCLACSFHCHEGHELVELYTKRHFRCDCGNTKFNGKQCNLEKLKSVTNTENKYNQNFDGVYCTCARPYPDPDGEEDDMLQCVICEDWYHLKHLECDNSAPADNAYDEMICAGCMREHNFLWKYATKYAVPKKVDAKLDERSEKNEEIDISELPKGCQMPKVSCMDTKGSCFWIEGWRTALCTCDECKSLYNAKDVAFLLDPKDSVQAYEEAGKMNKQESQYEKGMKALASMGHVQKLTAIEEYNNMKERLMQYLQKFAENKKVVREEDIKEFFSEMESKKRPKVTVPTYCR, from the exons ATGTCCGAGCCCGTCGAGGACGACAGCTCCGTCACGATGCTCGACGTTCTCCAGGTGGAGAATCAGCTCGAGGAAGACGCGTACGCCGTTCTGGGTGCATCCGACGACCAAAATTGTACTTATGGCAAG GGATACATAAGACAGGCGCTGTACGCTTGCAAAACTTGCTGCTCGGATAAAGTCCGAGCTGCCGTTTGTTTGGCGTGCAGCTTTCATTGTCACGAGGGTCACGAGCTCGTGGAGCTGTACACAAAGCGACACTTCAGATGCGACTGTGGAAATACCAAGTTTAATGGCAAACAATGTAATTTGGAGAAG CTGAAATCCGTTACCAATAccgaaaataaatacaatcagAATTTTGACGGTGTTTATTGCACTTGCGCAAGACCGTATCCCGATCCGGATGGAGAGGAGGATGACATGCTCCAGTGTGTAATATGTGAGGATTGGTATCATTTGAAG cACTTAGAATGTGACAACAGTGCACCAGCAGACAATGCGTACGACGAAATGATCTGTGCAGGCTGTATGAGAGAACACAACTTTCTGTGGAAATATGCAACAAAATATGCAG TTCCAAAAAAAGTGGATGCAAAATTAGATGAGAGATCTGAGAAAAACGAAGAGATTGATATCAGTGAATTGCCTAAGGGATGTCAAATGCCAAAAGTTAGCTGCATGGACACTAAAGGAAGCTGTTTCTGGATAGAAGGTTGGAGAACCGCGTTGTGTACTTGCGACGAATGCAAATCG tTATATAATGCAAAAGACGTTGCATTTCTACTCGATCCAAAAGACAGTGTACAAGCGTATGAGGAAGCAGGCAAGATGAATAAACAAGAATCTCAATACGAAAAAGGCATGAAGGCTCTTGCAAGCATGGGCcatgtacaaaaattaacagCGATTGAAG AATACAACAATATGAAAGAACGACTTATGCAATACCTGCAGAAATTTGCTGAAAACAAGAAGGTTGTACGTGAAGAAGATATTAAAGAGTTCTTTTCAGAAATGGAGTCCAAGAAACGTCCTAAAGTGACAGTGCCAACATATTGTCGTTGA